Proteins encoded in a region of the Nicotiana tomentosiformis chromosome 9, ASM39032v3, whole genome shotgun sequence genome:
- the LOC104088427 gene encoding uncharacterized protein, translating into MKNREETSKPPLPKRMVNVITRGEEVNGVIYTAAKRTTKITVTHKKWIRQVLEREHIAFNHEDTDGLFIPHNDALVISLLVHDTNVKWVLIVPSSSITFIIITVVNEMQAIGRVIPKAWSLSRFDNSSVITKREITLCTFAEGVVKDTKFQVVDANMNYNMILGRPWIHDMDAIPSTLHQVIKFPSQWGIYQIMSDQRETGETNTVVVASGTTKDGDEK; encoded by the coding sequence ATGAAAAATAGGGAAGAGACATCGAAGCCCCCTTTACCAAAGAGGATGGTAAATGTAATAACTAGGGGTGAGGAGGTTAATGGAGTAATATACACAGCAGCAAAAAGAACAACCAAAATCACAGTCACCCACAAGAAGTGGATTCGACAAGTCTTAGAGAGAGAGCACATAGCATTCAACCATGAGGATACCGATGGCTTGTTCATTCCTCACAATGATGCGCTGGTAATCTCTTTACTTGTTCATGATACTAATGTCAAAtgggttttgattgttccaagtAGCTCTATCACTTTTATAATTATAACTGTGGTCAACGAGATGCAAGCAATTGGTAGAGTAATACCTAAGGCTTGGTCTTTGTCTAGGTTCGATAATTCAAGTGTCATAACAAAGAGAGAAATTACGTTATGCACTTTTGCCGAGGGTGTAGTGAAAGATACCAAATTTCAAGTGGTGGATGCAAACATGAATTACAACATGATTTtagggaggccatggattcatgatatggatgCAATACCATCAACTTTACATCAGGTTATCAAATTCCCATCACAATGGGGAATTTATCAGATCATGTCAGACCAACGAGAAACAGGAGAAACTAATACGGTTGTTGTGGCAAGTGGAACGACCAAAGACGGGGATGAAAAATAG